In Granulicella mallensis MP5ACTX8, the sequence CCCCCGACTACGAGACGGATGGCGGGAATGCGAATGCCCTCCTGATAGATCTCGCGACAGGGACCCATGGAGCCGGCGAAGGTGCCGCCGACGTCGGCGTGGTGGGCGCGGGAGGCTGCGTAGAAGCTTGGACCGTCGACACCTTCGATGAAGATGGGAAGGACAAGCGTGATATCCGGGAGGTGTGTGCCGCCGGCGTAGGGATCGTTGAGGATGGCGATGTCACCCTCGCCGAGCTTGAGGGATTTTACAACTGCATCGACCGAGTGCGACATGGAGCCGAGGTGCACAGGCATATGGTCGCCCATAGCGATGACGCGTTGATGGCGGTCGAAGAGAGCGCAGGAGTAGTCGCGACGCTCCTTGATGTTGGGAGAGATCGAGGTGCGGCGAAGGGCGGCGCCCATCTCTTCGGCGATGGAGTGAACAGCGCTCTTGAAGATGGCGAGTTCGATGGGACTAACTGGTTGCTGCTTCATGCATGCACCTCGATCACCAGGTTCTTGAAGGCGTCGACGCGAAGGACATCGCCCGGCGGCAGGATGGTGGCGGAGCTGTATTCGGAGATAATGGCGGGACCGGAGAACGTATCGCCCGCATGGAGCTTGTCGCGTTCGTAGAGACGTGTCAAATGAGACGTGCCATCGAAGTAGACGGCGCGGGTGCCGACGAGGGCAGCGCTGCCATCGCCTTCGACAATCTCCTGCCGTGGCGGCTCGAAGGTCTCTGCCGGTGCGGCGACGCGCACGCGGATGTTCACAATATCAAGAGGTCGGCCCTCGTTCGCGAAGCCGTATCTGCGCTGGTGCAGGGCGTGAAAGGCAGGGACCATATCGGGACTATAGGGAAGATTCAACTCGTAACCCTGGCCTCGGTAACGGAGATCCACGGAGCGAAAGGATTTGCCTGCGAGACCCTCGGCTTCAAACTCGTTAAAGCCCTGCCTCTCGAGCTCGGCAAAGATTTCTTCGAGGTCTGTATCGATGGTTTGCATAACGGTGCGAGAGTATTCGCGCATGGTGTCGGCGAGCAGGATGCCTACCGCTGAGAGCGCGCCGGGCAACGCTGGAATGAGTACGCGCGGCACCTGCAGGGCGTGAGCAAGTGAGCACGCATGCAGAGGGCCTCCTCCTCCAAAGGCAACTAGGGTGAAGTCTCGGGGATCATAGCCCCGTTCGATGGAGATCACACGAATAGCCTTCTCCATGGAGGTCTCAACGACGCGCAGGATGCCGGAGGCAAACTCTTCGACGGTGGCGAGACTTCCCTTCTCCTGCTCCATGTACTGCAACATCCGATCGCGGTCGAGCGTGACGGAACCACCCATGAAGCGGTCGGTATCGAGTCGGCCGAGGACAAGATTCGCGTCGGTGACAGTGGGTTGGGTGCCACAGCCGAAGCAGATGGGACCGGGATCGGCGCCGGCAGATTCCGGGCCTACGCGCAACAGGCCGCCGGCGTCGAAGCGTGCGATGGAACCGCCGCCGGCACCTGCGGTATGGATGTCAAGCATGGGCACCCCAATGGGGATGCCGGTGAGGATCGACTCATTGCTGATGTGCGGGCCAGTCGCGTCGACAAGGAAGACATCAGTGGAAGTTCCGCCCATGTCGAAGCCGATGATCTGGTCGAATCCGGCAAGGCCTGCGAGCTTATAGGCGCCGATAACGCCCCCGGCAGGTCCGGAGAGCATGGTTCGAACCGGCTCTGCGGCGGCGATGCGTGCAGAGATGATGCCGCCCGAAGACTGCATGACCTCAAGGCGGCTCCCCGTGTAGACCTTCGCTATGTTGGCTGCGAGAGTAGTGATGTAGGAACCTACCTTGGGAGCGACATAGGCATTCGCAACGATGGTGGAGGCACGTTCATACTCGCGGAATTCGGGCAGGATGCGATGCGAGATCGAAAGAGGTAGGCCAAGGCGTTCGAGTGCTGCGGCGATTTTGATTTCGCTATCCGGGTTAGTGAAGGAGAACAAGGTCGATACGGCGATCGCATCCACACCGGCGTCCGCAATGGCAGTGACCACGATCTCCAGATCAGAGGGATCGATCGCGACGAGTAGTTCCCCGTTCGAGCTGATCCGCTCGGAGATGCCGAAACGGAGCTGCTTGGGAACGAGACATTCGGGCGCAGGCTGAAACCAGTCGTAGAGCTTCGGCCGTGCCTGGCGGCCAATCGCAATCGTGTCTTCAAAACCTTTCGTAGTCAGAAACGCAACGCGCGCTCCCTTACGCTCAAGCATGGCATTGGTGGCAACTGTGGTGCCGTGGCGAACGACGACGTCGGGATCAGGCGAAATCTTGTGCAGCCCCTCGATCACGGCTCTTCCAGGATCGGAGGGAGTTGAAAATACCTTCAGCACAACGAACTGCGAATCCTGAAAATACACAATATCGGTGAACGTTCCCCCAGTGTCGATGGCTATACGCATAGGACTTAAAACCCAGTCTTCCCCAGGAACAAGAACTGTTCCGCATATGGTTGAATCTTTAGTGTTTAACAGTTTTGCGCGGACGTGTAAGCCTTGCACGCTTGGTACGCTTTGCGCCGAGCGGCTCCGGGTTGCGGAGCCAGTCAGAATAGTCGGTGTTCATAGGATTTTCATTGGGAAGATTCACCGCCAGCAGATCGACCTTCATGCTGCGCTTCACCGTGTTTTCGAGGTGATCGCTGGCGCGGGCACGAGCTAACTCGGCATTGCCGGAACGAAGCGCACGGACGAGTTCCTGATGTTCGGCGACCAACTGCGGGCCGTAACTATCCATAACGATCACCAGATAGTAATAGCGCATGAGGCGGGTCTGCGCGTTGGTGACGATCTGGAGCAGGGACTGATTGCGGCTGGCAGCAGCGATGGAGATATGAAAGTTCTTATTCCATTCAAGAAACGTGTAGTAACTATTTCTCTCACCGACTTGATATTCGTACGTTGCCCAGCCGCTGATTTCCCTGATCTGCTCTGGGGTTGCACGCTCTGCAGCGAAAGCGGCAACCGCGGGTTCTACGACGGACTGAAGCTCACGCAGATTTCGGTACTCTTCGATCGTCAGTGGAGTGATGCTATAGCCGCGAAACGGGGTCATCTGCATCAGCGATTCGTCTTCGAGACGCCGGCAGGCCTCGCGAACGGGAGTGCGGCTTGCGGCGTAACGATCACACATCTCTAACTCCGAAATGGAGAGCCCGGGAGACAATTTGCAGGTAACGATATCCTGCTTCAGTTCCTTGTAGATGCGTTGTGCTTCCGTCATTGGAATGTACCAAGTGTATACAACAGAATCCATTCCGGGATGGTGATTGTTACAGTGTGCGAACCTATCCGTCGCGATCATTGTATGAGTAACTTTTGGGCACATACTATTTTTTTCTCGCCTCAGCACGCATAGTTTCCGGTGGCGTGACCGGCCCGTTGACAAGGTTTTCATACATAAGTGCGTAGGTGGCAATCCAATGAGTGCCGAGGTAACCGGCCGTGCCTATTTTTGTGTAACCTTCCTTGGCGGAGATGTTAGCGAATCTGCGGTAGACGGCAACACGTGGATCATCCTTCGGAAGGCCGTTGGCGATCATTTCGAAGTCAGCTGCGCGCTGATAGTTGAGGCCAACGAGATGCGCATTGGGCAGACCCTCCTCATCGGTGCCGGATCTGTCGAGATTGTCTCCGTGCATGGCATCGATCTCCTTCACGTAGCCCTGGAAGAGATCGGAATAGACCGGCGGAAGAAAGGTGTCGAGCCACTTGCTGTAGGCAGACGGATCAAGAATGCGTCCCATCAGCGCAGCCTCCGCAAGACAGGGCGATGCGAAGGTTCCAAAGACAGGTTCGGACTCCGTGGCGCAGTTCTGGTCGTTGCCGAAGAGGCGTAGCGCTGTGTCATGGATAACGGACTGGGTAGCCGTATCCCTGGTCTCCGTGGTGTAGTCGAGAACGAAGTTCATGTCGAGTGCAGTGTTGGGATGAAGTCCTACGCGGATGGGGTAATTGAGGCTGCGCAGATAAGTGATGTACTGCTCGGTCATCCACTTTGCGAGAGGCTCCAGGGTTGTGGCAACACGCTTCCCTTCAGGGTCGTCCCAGGTCTTGGCTTCTCCATAGAGCT encodes:
- a CDS encoding DUF2891 family protein, translating into MRLLWTVSILLCFTGVHSLLAQRSDTAKIADYLKSLPAVNPPEYGEVQRLALAANPIGCEDHPHAPRLGVATDTRQAYLWQPQGAQQILEDYDKHRAFYGCLDWHSAVNSTWMMVSLIKADPTIEVAPAIRLELETHIQKSNIDGEVAYFKALKGREADFEKPYGYAWLLKLYGEAKTWDDPEGKRVATTLEPLAKWMTEQYITYLRSLNYPIRVGLHPNTALDMNFVLDYTTETRDTATQSVIHDTALRLFGNDQNCATESEPVFGTFASPCLAEAALMGRILDPSAYSKWLDTFLPPVYSDLFQGYVKEIDAMHGDNLDRSGTDEEGLPNAHLVGLNYQRAADFEMIANGLPKDDPRVAVYRRFANISAKEGYTKIGTAGYLGTHWIATYALMYENLVNGPVTPPETMRAEARKK
- a CDS encoding GntR family transcriptional regulator; amino-acid sequence: MTEAQRIYKELKQDIVTCKLSPGLSISELEMCDRYAASRTPVREACRRLEDESLMQMTPFRGYSITPLTIEEYRNLRELQSVVEPAVAAFAAERATPEQIREISGWATYEYQVGERNSYYTFLEWNKNFHISIAAASRNQSLLQIVTNAQTRLMRYYYLVIVMDSYGPQLVAEHQELVRALRSGNAELARARASDHLENTVKRSMKVDLLAVNLPNENPMNTDYSDWLRNPEPLGAKRTKRARLTRPRKTVKH
- a CDS encoding hydantoinase/oxoprolinase family protein; this encodes MRIAIDTGGTFTDIVYFQDSQFVVLKVFSTPSDPGRAVIEGLHKISPDPDVVVRHGTTVATNAMLERKGARVAFLTTKGFEDTIAIGRQARPKLYDWFQPAPECLVPKQLRFGISERISSNGELLVAIDPSDLEIVVTAIADAGVDAIAVSTLFSFTNPDSEIKIAAALERLGLPLSISHRILPEFREYERASTIVANAYVAPKVGSYITTLAANIAKVYTGSRLEVMQSSGGIISARIAAAEPVRTMLSGPAGGVIGAYKLAGLAGFDQIIGFDMGGTSTDVFLVDATGPHISNESILTGIPIGVPMLDIHTAGAGGGSIARFDAGGLLRVGPESAGADPGPICFGCGTQPTVTDANLVLGRLDTDRFMGGSVTLDRDRMLQYMEQEKGSLATVEEFASGILRVVETSMEKAIRVISIERGYDPRDFTLVAFGGGGPLHACSLAHALQVPRVLIPALPGALSAVGILLADTMREYSRTVMQTIDTDLEEIFAELERQGFNEFEAEGLAGKSFRSVDLRYRGQGYELNLPYSPDMVPAFHALHQRRYGFANEGRPLDIVNIRVRVAAPAETFEPPRQEIVEGDGSAALVGTRAVYFDGTSHLTRLYERDKLHAGDTFSGPAIISEYSSATILPPGDVLRVDAFKNLVIEVHA